The sequence TAAATTAATAAGATTTACTAGATGTTAATTGAAAGTACACTTGCTAGGATATGAGTATGCACTTGTGGAGGCTTACTTGTTATCGTTGGAGACGAGGAGAGATCTATTTATAGCTCCCATGGCTCTGTTTCATAGAATTTGGAAAGTCTATACTATGCGGTGCACCGGATCAGTCGGTGGACCACCAGCCCGAGTCCTATAGATCCTTCTCTAGGATCCTGATTGGCGTCTTCCATCTGGAGTTGGCATTGGATCGTTACGTGCACCATCGGATCAAGCGCCACGTCAACTAGCCGTTGCGCCGGTCGTTGCTTGAAGTAGGCGGTCGGCGACTGTTGCTTGaagtcatgttcattgattaccaTCTTGATCGATATCCACCCTTCATCTCTTGTGATATCTATAATCCATATTCTGACTCAGCTTCTATATGGAATATCACATTGACCTCATGTGTTGAACTTTGTATGTCTTTCACAGTTTCACTAAGTTCTCGtccaacacttaacacttttattagacctttaattgtgttgtcatccaaacaccaaaaactcataaatgcACTATTGAAAGATTCAGGTGTTATGGCAACGTTGTCATATGCATAGACATGAGGAGCAGATGCACATGTACATAGAGTCCCACGCTGCGCCTCCACGGTCACCAAGAAATTACTAAAACAAATTACACATCCATGTCCACATATATTTAGATCAAACCATGCATGTATATGGCGCACCACCAGCAGCTAGCTTAATTATTAatataagaagaagaagaagtcctTTGATTTGGATCACcggccgggcgggcgggcggcgtgATGTGTGATTAGTCGAAGGTGCTCTTGCCGGTGAACTTGACGTCGATGGGGTTGACGTTCTTGCCGATGCTGCGGAAGTTCTGGCCGACGCCCTCCCTGCCGGGGTTGACCTTCTCCGGGTAGACGCCGTCCTTGGGGTGGAGGTACTGCACCTCGCCGTTGGGGAAGACGCGGTAGAACTGGTAGGTGATCTTGTACTTGGAGCGCAGCCTGGTGCCGAGCGCGAGGCACTGCTCCTTGCGCGCCAGCTTCAGGAGGTTGGGCCCCTCCCGCATGATGGCGGCGCCGCCGGTGGGCATCTCGAACACCTGCTCCTTGGGGGACACCCACGTGATGACGTAGAACTCCTCCACCTGCGCCTTGCGGAGCAGCCCGCCCGTGCTGCCGCCGAAGATCGGGGACGGCGTGCTGGGGTCCAGCTGCGGGGCCACGAACCCCTTGGGCGCCTCCTCGGTCACCGCCTCCCCGGCGGTCGCGCGGAGCGGGGCCGGCGCGCGGGAGGACGACGGCGGCAGCGCGAGCTGTGAGCTTAGCTGCCGCGGCTTCGCCGACGGCGCCCAGGCGGAAGCGGCGGCGGCCACCAGGTGGCGCGTGGCCGCGGAGGCTTGCGTGGCCATGGCCATCACGATCCTTGGAGGATGCGCAGAAGCAGAAGGCGGAGCAAGATGAGCGAGTACTGGAATGGAATGGAATGGAATGGAAGAGGGCGGCGCGAGCATGCAGCTAGCTAAGAGGAGCGGGTGGTGTGGTGGTGGAGAGTGGAGACGGCGCGCGGGTGGCCAAGTGGATGAGAGGATATGAGTCCTGCCAATAAGGGAGTGCGGATTTTGATACGTTGGCGTGGGGAGACTGCACATCCACACACGTCACCGCGGGCTCCACCCACACGAGAGCCAGCGTGGCACATCACAAATATCATCATCATCACATCACCG is a genomic window of Zea mays cultivar B73 chromosome 5, Zm-B73-REFERENCE-NAM-5.0, whole genome shotgun sequence containing:
- the LOC541791 gene encoding photosystem I subunit d1, with translation MAMATQASAATRHLVAAAASAWAPSAKPRQLSSQLALPPSSSRAPAPLRATAGEAVTEEAPKGFVAPQLDPSTPSPIFGGSTGGLLRKAQVEEFYVITWVSPKEQVFEMPTGGAAIMREGPNLLKLARKEQCLALGTRLRSKYKITYQFYRVFPNGEVQYLHPKDGVYPEKVNPGREGVGQNFRSIGKNVNPIDVKFTGKSTFD